One Dreissena polymorpha isolate Duluth1 chromosome 9, UMN_Dpol_1.0, whole genome shotgun sequence genomic window carries:
- the LOC127845594 gene encoding uncharacterized protein LOC127845594 isoform X1 gives MGNANKKPLSDECDTDSDSSSDSRPGEIILVDLTDSDEDLNPEDAKVIKNRYPDALNDVEKYSDGGTKTHEMEKEQAGIKRGFQDIEDTASQRKTQLFCGPCNIQRKTAIAMTFCPVCDNDLLCALCSSIHNALPVTNSHTVLDVSAYPAKNEGGNFGTGYKHFCNLCLIQKVETEAILQCQECETQLCDSCSNQHKAQKATRSHNVININDETPNTKRARLQPPCTSTSPDEEETKTPSRPTAHSVTSDTLTLAWTKPTQFEEGNYFQIGYKESESNWRIYSGEFTECTQVLTNIKCNTEYIFRVRAVYSDGEGPYSKESAVVKTPNSAAFRLCEVSVRSDDGVTPPFRYALPMREITEARNVKAKTRKFVLGSPKDTDWKEKTLLMIGETGKGKSTLVDGMANFILGVTWNDPFRFNIVNLEDEEKKKVGNQAVSQTEWITCYAIYPHEGSRIPYTINIIDTPGFGDTRGLDRDQEIVEQIRELFSAKPPRGVLSIDAVCFLIKAPDARLTPVQSYIFQSIMSLFGKDIEDNICSLITFADGMDPPVLAAIKESGLPFGERFTFNNSGLFARNMGLSQSSLSPMFWDMGLVSFRNFFNHLDSLETKSLQLTSDVLYERSRLEATIRNLQPMLDVGLNKISELKSEINIFQENKSIIADNKDFTYVVPTTKHIKIDLPSGLHVTNCTYCNFTCHENCTIVNDAEKIGCWAMTDGFCRICPERCFWNQHANTPYIFDYITVDETKTYAEMKKKYEEASGKLLTQEQVLDKMREELDEIDDMIQTMMLVVRDCNIRLGKIALRPNPLSMTQHIDLMIESETMEKKDGWYERVQTLYRFRKRAQVVTDAESFFKEAINLGVTGCRRKDKETIFRRFRDMVEGKRHTDGQPTSSSSEASNV, from the exons atGGGAAATGCTAATAAGAAGCCGTTATCAGACGAATGTGATACCGACTCTGATTCGTCATCAGACTCCAGACCCGGTGAAATTATACTCGTAGATCTGACGGACTCGGATGAGGATTTAAATCCAGAAGACGCCAAAGTTATTAAAAATCGATATCCAGACGCATTAAACGATGTCGAAAAATATTCTGACGGTGGCACAAAAACGCATGAGATGGAAAAAGAACAGGCTGGTATTAAACGCGGATTCCAGGATATAGAGGACACCGCCAGTCAAAGGAAAACGCAGCTGTTTTGTGGACCATGCAACATTCAACGCAAAACCGCCATTGCAATGACGTTCTGTCCTGTTTGTGACAACGATCTTTTGTGTGCACTGTGTTCATCGATCCACAATGCGTTGCCTGTAACGAACTCGCATACGGTGTTAGACGTTTCTGCATATCCGGCTAAAAACGAAGGGGGAAATTTTGGTACAGGATACAAACATTTCTGCAACCTGTGTCTTATTCAAAAAGTTGAAACTGAAGCAATCCTTCAATGTCAAGAGTGCGAAACACAGCTGTGTGATTCGTGCAGTAATCAGCATAAAGCACAGAAGGCGACCCGTTCTCACAATGTAATAAACATAAATGACGAAACACCTAACACCAAACG AGCACGTCTACAACCACCGTGTACTTCAACATCTCCGGACGAAGAGGAAACG AAAACTCCTAGTCGACCAACAGCACATTCCGTTACATCAGACACTCTCACGCTTGCATGGACAAAGCCAACACAATTTGAGGAGGGGAATTATTTTCAGATCGGATACAAAGAGTCGGAATCGAATTGGAGAATATATTCCGGCGAGTTCACAGAATGTACCCAAGTTCTGACAAATATCAAGTGTAACACAGAGTACATATTTCGGGTTCGAGCTGTTTACAGCGATGGTGAAGGACCATACAGTAAGGAGAGTGCAGTAGTTAAGACCCCAAATTCGGCTGCCTTCAGATTGTGTGAGGTATCTGTGCGTAGTGATGATGGAGTTACACCTCCCTTTCGGTACGCTTTACCAATGCGCGAAATCACAGAGGCGCGAAATGTTAAGGCTAAAACAAGAAAGTTTGTTTTAG GTTCGCCCAAAGACACTGATTGGAAGGAAAAGACCTTGCTGATGATTGGAGAGACAGGGAAAGGCAAGAGTACCCTGGTTGATGGAATGGCAAATTTCATTCTGGGAGTGACCTGGAACGATCCCTTTAGGTTTAATATTGTTAATCTAGAagacgaagaaaagaaaaaggTTGGGAATCag GCGGTTTCACAAACAGAATGGATTACATGTTATGCCATCTACCCGCACGAAGGGAGCAGAATTCCATATACAATCAACATTATCGACACCCCGGGCTTTGGTGATACCAGAGGGCTTGATCGGGATCAGGAAATCGTTGAACAAATCCGAGAATTGTTTTCAGCAAAACCCCCAAGGGGCGTGTTATCTATTGACGCAGTTTGCTTTCTAATTAAAGCGCCGGATGCACGATTAACGCCAGTTCAAAGTTACATCTTCCAATCAATCATGTCCCTATTTGGAAAGGACATAGAAGACAACATATGCTCACTTATAACATTTGCCGACGGTATGGACCCCCCTGTTCTTGCAGCAATTAAAGAGTCAGGATTGCCGTTTGGTGAGCGTTTTACGTTCAACAATTCGGGTCTTTTTGCAAGAAACATGGGTCTCTCTCAGAGCAGTTTATCACCAATGTTTTGGGATATGGGTCTTGTAAGTTTCAGAAACTTCTTCAATCACTTGGATTCACTGGAGACAAAGAGCCTGCAACTGACCAGTGATGTTTTATATGAGCGAAGTCGCTTGGAAGCAACAATAAGGAATCTACAGCCAATGCTTGACGTTGGACTGAATAAAATCAGCGAATTAAAATCGGAGATAAACatttttcaagaaaacaagtctattatcgCCGATAATAAAGACTTTACGTATGTTGTTCCGACAACTAAACACATAAAAATCGATCTACCAAGTGGGTTACATGTTACAAATTGCACATATTGCAATTTCACTTGTCATGAAAATTGCACTATTGTAAACGATGCTGAAAAGATCGGTTGTTGGGCAATGACGGATGGATTTTGTAGAATTTGTCCGGAAAGATGTTTCTGGAATCAACATGCAAACACGCCGTACATTTTCGATTACATCACTGTTGATGAAACGAAAACATACgcagaaatgaaaaagaaatatgAAGAGGCATCGGGAAAGCTTCTAACCCAGGAACAAGTTTTGGACAAAATGAGAGAGGAGCTTGACGAAATCGACGATATGATTCAAACGATGATGCTTGTTGTCCGTGATTGCAATATCCGTCTAGGAAAAATTGCCCTGCGACCAAATCCATTGTCCATGACTCAACACATCGATTTAATGATTGAAAGTGAAACGATGGAGAAGAAAGATGGCTGGTATGAGAGGGTTCAGACGCTGTACCGGTTCCGTAAGCGAGCACAGGTCGTGACTGACGCTGAAAGTTTTTTCAAGGAAGCAATTAACCTTGGGGTGACTGGCTGCAGGCGAAAAGACAAGGAAACTATATTTCGAAGGTTTCGTGATATGGTTGAAGGGAAAAGACATACGGATGGACAGCCAACCTCAAGTAGTAGTGAAGCGTCTAACGTATAA